From the Deltaproteobacteria bacterium genome, one window contains:
- a CDS encoding flagellar basal body P-ring protein FlgI: MDGAVLSARRRTRACRAGALLAVLAAGALVVAAPAGPAEAGRVKDLASVKGVRENQIIGYGLVVGLNGTGDKERTEFTVRSLTSLLGRMGIGVESDLVKVKNVAAVMVTTQLHPFARTGSTLDAVISSVGDATSLEGGTLLMTPLYGSDGEVYAIAQGPISVGGFTAGGGSGGSSVQKNHPTVGRIASGATVERELEYRIDGKSRFEVALKRADFTTARRMAERINARFGSAVARARDAGTLEVDVAPGWEGDVVGFLASVESLEVEADRAARIVLNERTGTVVMGAEVAISRVAVAHGNLSVSIAVTRDVSQPSPFGEGDTVVFDNSDVVATEEPGQLALVGGRVTVDELVRGLNALGVTPRDLIAILQAIQAAGALQAELGIL; this comes from the coding sequence ATGGACGGCGCCGTTCTGAGCGCGCGTCGGCGGACGCGAGCGTGCCGAGCGGGCGCGCTGCTGGCCGTGCTCGCGGCCGGCGCGCTCGTCGTGGCCGCGCCGGCCGGTCCGGCCGAGGCGGGGCGGGTCAAGGACCTGGCGTCCGTGAAGGGCGTCCGCGAGAACCAGATCATCGGCTATGGCCTGGTCGTCGGCCTGAACGGCACCGGGGACAAGGAGCGCACCGAGTTCACGGTCCGCTCGCTGACGAGCCTGCTCGGGCGCATGGGCATCGGCGTCGAGTCCGACCTCGTGAAGGTCAAGAACGTGGCGGCCGTCATGGTCACCACACAGCTACATCCATTCGCACGGACCGGCTCGACGCTCGACGCCGTGATCTCGTCGGTCGGTGACGCCACGAGCCTCGAGGGAGGCACGCTGCTGATGACCCCGCTCTACGGCTCCGACGGCGAGGTCTATGCGATCGCCCAGGGCCCGATCTCGGTCGGCGGGTTCACGGCCGGCGGCGGGAGCGGGGGGAGCAGCGTGCAGAAGAACCACCCGACCGTTGGCCGGATCGCCAGCGGTGCCACGGTCGAAAGGGAGTTGGAATACCGGATCGATGGCAAGTCGCGCTTCGAGGTGGCGCTCAAGCGCGCGGACTTCACGACCGCGCGCCGGATGGCCGAGCGCATCAACGCGCGCTTCGGCAGCGCCGTGGCGCGTGCTCGCGATGCCGGCACGCTCGAGGTCGATGTGGCACCGGGATGGGAGGGTGACGTAGTCGGATTCCTGGCGTCGGTCGAGTCGCTCGAGGTGGAGGCGGATCGCGCGGCTCGCATCGTCCTGAACGAACGCACGGGAACCGTCGTGATGGGCGCCGAGGTGGCGATCAGTCGGGTGGCAGTGGCACACGGAAACCTCTCGGTGTCGATCGCCGTTACGCGTGACGTGTCGCAACCGAGTCCGTTCGGTGAGGGCGACACGGTGGTCTTCGACAACTCCGACGTCGTGGCGACCGAGGAACCCGGCCAGCTCGCGCTCGTCGGCGGGCGCGTCACGGTGGACGAGCTGGTTCGCGGCCTCAACGCGCTCGGTGTGACGCCCCGCGACCTGATCGCGATCCTGCAGGCGATCCAGGCGGCGGGTGCGCTGCAGGCCGAGCTGGGGATCCTGTGA
- a CDS encoding flagellar hook basal-body protein, giving the protein MASGMWVGLAGALARVRELDVVANNLANADTDGFKTGRVSFATLLETGIRDVGAGHARGAAGRVFPTVAPTALDLARGPVATTGGALDAAIDGDGFFAIETPAGPRYTRAGAFAIGTDGTLVTAAGHPVRGEAGPIVADQGPVSIRGGGAVVDGTGAVVGRLQVVTFDDPAALAADGAGLLRAAPDAAAIPVEDPQVAPGALERSNVRPAEQLASLVFLQRAFEISLRAMQADDQATGRLIQEMS; this is encoded by the coding sequence ATGGCCAGCGGCATGTGGGTGGGGCTCGCGGGCGCGCTCGCGCGCGTGCGCGAGCTCGACGTCGTCGCCAACAACCTGGCGAACGCCGACACCGATGGCTTCAAGACGGGCCGCGTATCGTTCGCGACGCTGCTCGAGACCGGCATCCGCGATGTCGGTGCGGGCCATGCGCGCGGTGCCGCCGGCCGTGTGTTCCCCACCGTCGCTCCAACTGCGCTCGACCTCGCGCGTGGCCCGGTCGCGACCACCGGCGGAGCGCTCGACGCGGCCATCGACGGAGACGGCTTCTTCGCGATCGAGACGCCGGCCGGCCCGCGCTATACGCGCGCCGGAGCCTTCGCGATCGGCACGGACGGCACGCTGGTCACCGCCGCCGGCCACCCGGTGCGCGGCGAGGCTGGACCGATCGTCGCCGATCAGGGCCCCGTCTCGATCCGCGGCGGCGGCGCCGTCGTGGACGGCACGGGTGCGGTCGTGGGCCGGCTCCAGGTCGTGACCTTCGACGATCCCGCGGCGCTCGCCGCCGACGGCGCTGGGCTGCTGCGTGCCGCACCCGACGCGGCCGCGATCCCGGTCGAGGATCCGCAGGTTGCGCCCGGCGCCCTCGAGCGGTCCAACGTCCGGCCGGCCGAGCAGCTCGCAAGTCTCGTCTTCCTGCAGCGCGCCTTCGAGATCTCGCTGCGCGCGATGCAGGCCGACGACCAGGCTACCGGCCGCCTGATCCAGGAGATGAGCTGA
- the flhA gene encoding flagellar biosynthesis protein FlhA gives MGADTLLAAAFFWILAMMAVPLPPALLDLLLSVSFTVSLLVLLVALYTDRPLDFSVFPSLLLIVTLLRLGLNVASTRLILLHGAEGPEAAGHLIQAFGAFAVGGSFLVGFALFAIFLVINFVVITKGAGRIAEVAARFTLDALPGKQMAVDADLNHGVIDDQTARRRRVELQRETDFYGAMDGASKFVRGDAIAGLVILVVNVVGGLAIGVFQEGMPLVEAATTYTILTVGDGLVSQIPALVVSTAAGVVVSRAAGGAPLAEELRDQLVLQPRPLALAAGMLGTLALVPGLPFLPFATLAVGAGALAWRMRDRLGGAPESAPPPSPAAAAIDPEAQVRAALGVDELELELGYQLVPLADPARGGELLGRIKALRRQLAGELGFVVPLVHVRDNVQLGADHYSVLLRGNPVAAGQLPAGRWLALQPGPDAPPVPGDPTRDPAFGLPARWVRARDRERAAAAGWAVVDPATALATHLAEVIRGQAAELLTRRHVRELLDRLAEQAPKLVDEIVPAIVPLSTLHRTLRQLLAERVSIRDLETILETLAEHVPRVQDVDQLTELVRQRLARTIARPHLDGDGVLRVWTLEPGLDERLRGAVQRTDQGAFFSLDAPTLERLVRGLEAALTRAGGRERPLVLLAAPALRGPLRQLVARLDARTAVLSHNELPPELRVAGEGVVELSDAH, from the coding sequence ATGGGCGCCGACACGCTGCTGGCAGCGGCGTTCTTCTGGATCCTGGCCATGATGGCGGTGCCGCTGCCGCCAGCGCTACTCGACCTGCTGCTGTCGGTCTCGTTCACGGTGTCGCTCCTGGTGCTGTTGGTCGCGCTCTATACCGATCGTCCACTCGACTTCTCGGTGTTTCCCTCCCTGCTTCTGATCGTGACACTGCTTCGTCTCGGGCTGAACGTGGCGAGCACGCGGCTCATCCTGCTGCACGGGGCGGAGGGGCCCGAGGCTGCCGGACACCTGATCCAGGCCTTCGGCGCCTTCGCGGTGGGCGGCAGCTTCCTGGTCGGGTTCGCGCTCTTCGCGATCTTCCTGGTCATCAACTTCGTCGTGATCACGAAGGGCGCCGGCCGGATCGCCGAGGTGGCCGCTCGCTTCACGCTCGACGCGCTACCGGGCAAGCAGATGGCCGTCGACGCAGATCTCAACCACGGCGTGATCGACGACCAGACCGCCCGCCGCCGCCGCGTCGAGCTGCAGCGCGAGACGGACTTCTACGGCGCGATGGACGGTGCCAGCAAGTTCGTGCGTGGTGACGCGATCGCTGGGCTCGTGATCCTGGTCGTCAACGTGGTGGGTGGGCTCGCGATCGGCGTGTTCCAGGAGGGCATGCCGCTCGTCGAGGCGGCCACTACCTACACGATCCTGACCGTCGGCGACGGGCTGGTGAGTCAGATTCCGGCGCTCGTGGTGTCGACAGCGGCGGGGGTCGTGGTGAGCCGCGCCGCCGGTGGCGCCCCGCTTGCCGAGGAGCTGCGCGACCAGCTCGTGCTCCAGCCGCGCCCGCTCGCCCTTGCCGCCGGCATGCTGGGGACGCTGGCGCTCGTGCCGGGGCTCCCGTTCCTGCCCTTCGCCACGCTGGCGGTCGGTGCGGGGGCGCTCGCCTGGCGCATGCGCGATCGCCTGGGTGGAGCACCGGAGTCGGCTCCGCCGCCGTCGCCGGCCGCGGCTGCGATCGATCCCGAGGCACAGGTGCGTGCTGCACTCGGTGTCGACGAGCTCGAGCTCGAGCTCGGCTACCAGCTCGTGCCGCTCGCGGATCCCGCGCGCGGCGGCGAGCTCCTCGGCCGCATCAAGGCCTTGCGGCGCCAGCTCGCCGGCGAGCTCGGCTTCGTCGTGCCGCTCGTGCACGTCCGCGACAACGTCCAGCTCGGCGCCGATCACTACTCGGTCCTGTTGCGGGGCAATCCGGTCGCGGCAGGCCAGCTCCCGGCCGGCCGCTGGCTCGCGCTCCAACCCGGCCCCGATGCGCCTCCGGTGCCCGGCGATCCCACCCGGGATCCCGCCTTCGGGCTGCCGGCGCGCTGGGTGCGCGCGCGCGATCGTGAGCGTGCCGCTGCCGCGGGCTGGGCGGTCGTCGACCCGGCAACCGCGCTCGCGACCCATCTCGCGGAGGTGATCCGCGGCCAGGCGGCCGAGCTGCTGACGCGCCGTCACGTGCGTGAGCTGCTCGACCGGCTCGCCGAGCAGGCGCCGAAGCTCGTCGACGAGATCGTGCCGGCGATCGTCCCGCTCTCGACGCTGCACCGCACGCTGCGCCAGTTGCTTGCCGAACGGGTCTCGATCCGCGATCTCGAGACGATCCTCGAGACGCTCGCCGAGCACGTGCCGCGGGTGCAGGACGTGGACCAGTTGACGGAGCTGGTGCGCCAGCGACTGGCGCGGACGATCGCGCGGCCTCACCTCGACGGCGACGGCGTGCTTCGCGTCTGGACGCTCGAGCCCGGGCTCGACGAGCGGCTGCGTGGTGCGGTACAACGCACCGACCAGGGTGCGTTCTTCTCCCTCGACGCGCCCACGCTCGAGCGCCTGGTGCGCGGCCTCGAGGCAGCGCTTACCCGCGCGGGTGGGCGCGAGCGGCCGCTCGTGCTGTTGGCCGCACCGGCGCTGCGCGGTCCGCTGCGCCAGCTCGTCGCGCGGCTCGATGCCCGGACCGCCGTGCTCTCGCACAACGAGCTGCCTCCGGAGCTGCGGGTGGCGGGCGAGGGTGTGGTGGAGCTCAGCGATGCACATTAA
- a CDS encoding flagellar protein FlgN: MSPIPLAPIVARLEAVLAAEERLYVELRDALQRERDCMVMLDAEGLEAVVAAKEALADEAALLEETRRAVADELAAALGLAAAPTLSALCERLGRVGAALRERHSRLVALLAAVGELVDANAGFARESLAHVRETLASLGRLLPCEPVYTPAGARAAAGGPGRLVERVA; the protein is encoded by the coding sequence ATGAGTCCGATTCCCCTTGCGCCGATCGTGGCACGGCTCGAGGCCGTCCTGGCGGCCGAGGAGCGACTGTACGTGGAGCTGCGCGACGCCCTCCAACGCGAGCGTGACTGCATGGTGATGCTCGACGCCGAGGGTCTCGAGGCGGTGGTCGCCGCCAAGGAGGCGCTCGCCGACGAGGCGGCGCTGCTCGAGGAAACCCGCCGTGCCGTCGCGGACGAGCTGGCCGCAGCACTCGGCTTGGCGGCGGCGCCGACGCTGTCGGCGCTATGCGAGCGGCTCGGCAGGGTGGGTGCCGCGCTGCGCGAGCGGCACTCGCGCCTGGTCGCACTGCTGGCGGCAGTGGGTGAGCTGGTGGACGCGAACGCCGGCTTCGCGCGCGAGAGCCTCGCCCACGTGCGCGAGACGCTCGCCTCGTTGGGCCGACTGCTGCCCTGCGAGCCGGTCTATACCCCGGCCGGCGCGCGTGCGGCGGCGGGCGGGCCCGGCCGGCTGGTCGAGCGGGTGGCCTAG
- the flgG gene encoding flagellar basal-body rod protein FlgG, translating to MMRALFTAATGMSAQQTRLDAISNNLANVNTTGYKKSRAEFQDLFYETLRAPGALAASGAALPSGVQIGNGVKLAAIGKQMGQGEFVSTGRDLDLAVEGEGFFQVERPDGETIYTRDGTFSRDRDGNVVTTEGFLLVPNIQIPLDAIQVTILRDGTVSILQPGAAAPTDAGQVELARFANPAGLRAIGGNAFVPTEASGDAQTGTPDEQGFGSLAQGFLENANVNVAEELVNMILTQRAFELNARAIQAGDEMLQTIGALYR from the coding sequence CTGATGCGTGCCCTCTTCACCGCCGCCACCGGCATGTCCGCCCAACAGACACGCCTCGACGCGATCTCGAACAACCTCGCCAACGTGAACACCACGGGGTACAAGAAGTCGCGCGCCGAGTTCCAGGACCTCTTCTACGAGACGCTGCGCGCGCCGGGCGCCCTGGCCGCAAGCGGCGCTGCGCTTCCCTCCGGCGTGCAGATCGGCAACGGGGTCAAGCTCGCCGCGATCGGCAAGCAGATGGGCCAGGGCGAGTTCGTGAGCACCGGCCGCGACCTCGACCTCGCCGTCGAAGGCGAGGGCTTCTTCCAGGTCGAGCGGCCCGACGGCGAGACGATCTACACCCGCGACGGCACCTTTTCGCGTGACCGCGACGGGAACGTGGTCACGACCGAGGGCTTCCTGCTGGTTCCGAACATCCAGATCCCGCTCGACGCGATCCAGGTCACGATCCTGCGCGACGGCACGGTGTCGATCCTCCAGCCGGGTGCGGCGGCGCCGACCGATGCCGGCCAGGTCGAGCTGGCCCGCTTCGCCAATCCGGCGGGCCTGCGGGCGATCGGTGGCAACGCCTTCGTGCCGACGGAGGCATCGGGAGACGCGCAGACCGGTACGCCGGACGAGCAGGGGTTCGGCTCGCTGGCGCAGGGCTTCCTCGAGAACGCCAACGTCAACGTGGCCGAGGAGCTGGTGAACATGATCCTTACGCAGCGCGCCTTCGAGTTGAACGCACGTGCGATCCAGGCAGGCGACGAGATGCTGCAGACCATCGGGGCGCTCTACCGATGA
- a CDS encoding flagellar basal body L-ring protein FlgH, which yields MSRSDRSRNRARRGAAALAAAALAGAGCVETALREARQPFDYEPIAVPPVPAPTEGAIYPGYFASGSFLSFDRKARGVGDLVTVVVSERTRATSDAATNVESDANVSATIASDIGLQDLIAKPVSEILDLLLNAESRDVPPGTELNIAEGGTKNEFDGSGTTSRGGRFDAVITCRVMAVLPGDVLHVRGRRATVVNHELQYLTVEGLVRRADIGIDNVVPSTALADARITIDGLGVIDDKQRPGWLARLLGWTAPF from the coding sequence ATGTCGCGTTCTGACCGGTCCCGGAACCGGGCCCGGCGCGGGGCGGCGGCGCTCGCGGCAGCGGCGCTGGCGGGGGCCGGCTGCGTCGAGACCGCGCTTCGCGAGGCGCGCCAGCCGTTCGACTACGAGCCGATCGCGGTGCCGCCGGTCCCGGCGCCCACCGAGGGCGCGATCTACCCGGGCTACTTCGCCTCGGGCTCGTTCCTCTCCTTCGACCGCAAGGCGCGCGGCGTCGGAGATCTCGTGACCGTGGTGGTGTCCGAGCGCACCCGCGCCACCAGCGATGCAGCCACCAACGTCGAGAGCGATGCCAACGTGTCGGCGACGATCGCCTCCGACATCGGGCTCCAGGACCTCATCGCCAAGCCGGTAAGCGAGATCCTGGACCTGCTCCTGAACGCCGAGAGCCGCGACGTACCGCCCGGCACCGAGCTGAACATCGCCGAAGGCGGCACGAAGAACGAGTTCGACGGCAGCGGCACGACGTCGCGCGGCGGACGCTTCGACGCCGTGATCACCTGTCGCGTGATGGCGGTGCTGCCCGGCGACGTCCTCCACGTGCGAGGCCGGCGCGCGACGGTGGTGAACCACGAGCTCCAGTACCTGACCGTCGAGGGACTGGTGCGCCGCGCGGACATCGGGATCGACAACGTGGTTCCGTCCACCGCGCTGGCAGACGCGCGGATCACGATCGACGGGCTCGGCGTGATCGACGACAAGCAGCGGCCCGGGTGGCTGGCGAGGCTCCTTGGATGGACGGCGCCGTTCTGA
- a CDS encoding P-loop NTPase, which produces MTPLCGAAPLVSVVSGKGGVGKTNLAANLAIAAARRGARALLVDGDLGLAKVDVLLGMVPGPTLADVAAGRCPLDAALAAGPSGVAVLPAAAGRADLAALPARALAPLAAALGRLARGYDLALIDAASGVGPAVVALAGACARRLLVATPEPTSLADAYATLKVLTREAGPAPAALLVNEASGECEARAVHERLARLAARFLDLELGWFGWLPHDPRVAEAVARQRAVVELFPRSRAARHLTALAERLLADARATAGAQAAADARGGDGAAAP; this is translated from the coding sequence GTGACTCCGCTGTGCGGGGCGGCGCCGCTGGTGTCCGTGGTGAGCGGCAAGGGCGGGGTCGGCAAGACCAACCTGGCCGCGAACCTCGCGATCGCGGCGGCACGCCGCGGCGCGCGCGCGCTGCTGGTGGACGGCGATCTCGGGCTGGCCAAGGTCGACGTCCTGCTCGGCATGGTACCGGGGCCCACGCTCGCCGACGTCGCCGCGGGGCGCTGTCCGCTGGACGCCGCGCTGGCTGCGGGCCCGTCGGGTGTGGCGGTGCTGCCCGCTGCCGCCGGCCGGGCCGACCTCGCGGCGCTGCCGGCCCGCGCACTCGCGCCGCTCGCCGCCGCGCTCGGCCGGCTCGCCAGAGGCTACGACCTCGCGCTGATCGACGCCGCGAGCGGGGTCGGTCCCGCCGTCGTCGCGCTCGCGGGTGCTTGCGCACGGCGGCTGCTGGTGGCGACGCCCGAGCCGACCAGCCTCGCCGATGCCTATGCGACCCTGAAGGTGCTCACGCGTGAGGCCGGGCCGGCGCCGGCGGCGCTGCTCGTGAACGAGGCCAGCGGCGAGTGCGAGGCGCGCGCCGTGCACGAGCGGCTCGCGCGCCTGGCGGCGCGCTTTCTCGATCTCGAGCTCGGCTGGTTCGGCTGGCTACCGCACGACCCGCGGGTCGCCGAGGCGGTGGCGCGCCAGCGCGCGGTGGTCGAGCTGTTCCCGCGCAGCCGCGCGGCTCGGCACCTGACCGCGCTTGCCGAGCGGCTACTCGCCGACGCGCGCGCCACGGCCGGAGCGCAGGCTGCAGCAGACGCGCGTGGGGGCGACGGAGCCGCAGCGCCGTGA
- a CDS encoding flagellar type III secretion system protein FlhB, protein MAEPGAERTEPATPRRLEDARRRGQVPSSRDVGALFGLATALVLLLGTPGAALVEGIAAHARSAWSGQLVHPGTLGDFHALTLAYGLATGRLLAPLLAALLVVAALGALVQVGPLFASEALSLRWDRMNPVTGLQRLVSVERLVDLVKALVKLAVLLAVARTVLLPRLDEVLALAGAEPSAAAATLHRLAWALALPVLAVLAVIAVLDVAWTRHRHRHRLRMTRQEVREEALQREGNPHMRARMRQAARELTRQRLLAEVGRADVVVRNPTHFAVALAYDRARMAAPTVLAKGRGRLALRILEIARAHEIPIVEDPPLARLIYRSVKAGAEIPVALYEAIAEVLAYVYRLDRTRAASWGVASGARSAP, encoded by the coding sequence GTGGCGGAGCCCGGCGCCGAGCGGACCGAGCCGGCGACGCCCAGGCGTCTCGAGGACGCACGCCGCCGCGGGCAGGTGCCGTCCAGCCGCGACGTCGGCGCGCTCTTCGGGCTGGCGACGGCGCTGGTGTTGCTGCTCGGGACGCCCGGCGCGGCCCTCGTCGAGGGGATCGCGGCCCACGCGCGCAGCGCCTGGAGCGGACAGCTCGTCCACCCCGGAACGCTGGGGGACTTCCACGCGCTCACGCTGGCGTACGGTCTCGCCACCGGCCGCCTGCTGGCCCCGCTGCTCGCTGCCCTGCTCGTGGTGGCTGCGCTCGGCGCGTTGGTCCAGGTGGGGCCGCTCTTCGCGAGCGAGGCTCTCTCCCTGCGCTGGGACCGGATGAACCCCGTGACGGGGCTCCAGCGGCTGGTGTCGGTCGAGCGGCTCGTCGACCTGGTCAAGGCGCTCGTCAAGCTGGCCGTGCTGCTCGCGGTGGCGCGCACTGTGCTTCTCCCCCGCCTCGACGAGGTGCTAGCGCTGGCGGGCGCCGAGCCCTCTGCCGCGGCCGCCACCCTGCACCGCCTCGCCTGGGCGCTCGCGCTCCCGGTGCTGGCGGTACTCGCCGTGATCGCGGTGCTCGACGTCGCCTGGACGCGCCATCGCCATCGGCACCGGCTGCGCATGACGCGCCAGGAGGTGCGCGAGGAGGCGCTCCAGCGCGAGGGCAATCCCCATATGCGCGCGCGCATGCGCCAGGCGGCGCGCGAGCTCACCCGCCAGCGCCTGCTGGCCGAGGTGGGTCGCGCCGACGTCGTGGTGCGCAATCCGACACACTTTGCGGTGGCACTCGCCTACGATCGGGCTCGAATGGCTGCGCCTACCGTTCTGGCCAAGGGCCGCGGCCGGCTGGCGCTGCGCATCCTCGAGATCGCCCGCGCGCACGAGATCCCGATCGTCGAGGATCCGCCGCTCGCACGCCTGATCTACCGCAGTGTGAAGGCCGGGGCCGAGATCCCGGTGGCGCTCTACGAGGCGATCGCCGAAGTGCTGGCCTACGTGTACCGGCTCGACCGTACTCGCGCAGCGAGCTGGGGCGTCGCGTCCGGAGCGAGGAGCGCACCGTGA
- the flgA gene encoding flagellar basal body P-ring formation chaperone FlgA translates to MSARGRAFAFALALAAFALAAPGRAADAPAVAAPVAGTTDREPPAWLRGHIEAWVLAHLPDEPVHVALPPFSDFAPPGLAPEGVAVQIEAPGDGLLRGRVPLTVTLRRDGRELAQGRVDVIVDVLAERLVAARTLERGEIVTKDDLERRPLEAGERAGTPVEATALVGKRTRRRVPNGALWREDWVEAVPVVTRGQPVRLRYEQGGLRIDATGIARDDGGVGELVRVQNPASHRELRGRVAADGSVHVAF, encoded by the coding sequence ATGAGCGCGCGGGGTCGCGCGTTCGCGTTTGCGCTCGCGCTGGCGGCGTTCGCGCTTGCTGCGCCCGGCCGTGCAGCCGATGCGCCGGCCGTGGCCGCACCGGTCGCCGGGACCACCGATCGCGAGCCGCCGGCATGGCTGCGGGGGCACATCGAGGCGTGGGTCCTCGCACATCTGCCGGACGAGCCGGTGCACGTGGCGTTGCCGCCGTTCTCCGACTTCGCGCCGCCGGGGCTCGCTCCCGAGGGCGTCGCGGTCCAGATCGAGGCGCCGGGCGACGGCCTGCTGCGCGGGCGCGTGCCGCTCACGGTGACGCTACGTCGCGACGGCCGAGAGCTCGCGCAGGGGCGCGTCGACGTGATCGTGGATGTCCTCGCGGAGCGGCTCGTGGCGGCGCGCACGCTCGAACGCGGCGAGATCGTCACGAAGGACGACCTCGAGCGCCGGCCGCTGGAAGCCGGCGAGCGCGCCGGCACGCCGGTCGAGGCGACAGCGCTCGTCGGCAAGCGTACGCGACGGAGGGTGCCGAACGGCGCCCTCTGGCGCGAGGACTGGGTGGAGGCGGTGCCGGTCGTGACCCGCGGCCAGCCGGTCCGACTGCGCTACGAGCAGGGAGGCCTGCGCATCGACGCCACCGGCATCGCGCGTGACGACGGTGGAGTGGGCGAGCTGGTGCGCGTGCAGAACCCTGCTTCGCACCGCGAGCTGCGCGGACGGGTGGCCGCGGACGGGAGCGTGCATGTCGCGTTCTGA
- the flgK gene encoding flagellar hook-associated protein FlgK encodes MSGLFGILDVASRGLAVTQSGVRVVSHNIANVETPGYSRQRQVLAAGDPIESGSGAIGTGVEQLSIERLADPLLLRQLADEDARGAALGIEADALARVEEVWNEQSGEGLAARLGALFDAFDDLASAATPGAPVEREGVRAAAGLLLDAIHDADRALRGLQAEADRGAVQTLGEIESLAREIAGLNREIVRAEAFAPANDLRDQRDALVRDLARKVDVSTFEESDGSLVVMVGSGLPLVDGVTARRLVAEPDPTHPFSPSFSRILFDDGSSLTDLTADLGQGELGGWLAVRDGIAADAVRELDVLAYNLAVQVNGVHAAGVGLDGTVGNLFAATAAVEDAAGSLTLDPAVAASAEAIAAGLGTDPGDNRNALALAALRQTPLVIALPGDPPGPPSGPSRTLLGHVAATVGRVGAESRSLATARDDQTRALQQLENRRDALSAVSLDEEMVQLIRLESAYQANARVVETLTRLLDSVLGMVGP; translated from the coding sequence GTGTCGGGCCTCTTCGGCATCCTCGACGTAGCGAGCCGCGGTCTCGCGGTGACGCAGAGCGGCGTCCGCGTGGTGTCACACAACATCGCCAACGTCGAGACGCCGGGCTACTCGCGCCAGCGCCAGGTCCTGGCGGCCGGTGATCCGATCGAATCGGGTAGTGGCGCGATCGGGACCGGCGTAGAGCAGCTCTCGATCGAGCGGCTCGCGGACCCGCTGCTGCTGCGCCAGCTTGCCGACGAGGACGCGCGTGGTGCGGCGCTCGGCATCGAGGCGGATGCGCTGGCACGGGTGGAGGAGGTCTGGAACGAGCAGTCGGGCGAGGGCCTGGCGGCGCGTCTCGGCGCGCTCTTCGATGCCTTCGACGACCTGGCGAGCGCCGCCACCCCGGGCGCCCCGGTCGAGCGAGAGGGCGTGCGGGCGGCTGCCGGGCTGCTGCTCGACGCGATCCACGACGCCGACCGCGCGCTGCGCGGGCTCCAGGCCGAGGCGGACCGCGGTGCGGTGCAGACGCTCGGCGAGATCGAGTCGCTGGCCCGCGAGATCGCGGGTCTGAACCGTGAGATCGTCCGTGCCGAGGCCTTCGCTCCCGCCAACGACCTGCGCGACCAGCGCGACGCGTTGGTGCGCGACCTCGCGCGGAAGGTGGACGTCTCGACCTTCGAGGAATCCGACGGCTCGCTCGTCGTGATGGTCGGAAGCGGGCTTCCGCTCGTGGACGGGGTCACCGCCCGCCGGCTGGTCGCCGAGCCCGATCCCACCCATCCCTTCTCGCCGTCCTTCTCGCGCATCCTCTTCGACGACGGCAGCTCGCTCACCGACCTCACCGCCGACCTCGGCCAAGGCGAGCTCGGCGGCTGGCTCGCGGTACGCGACGGGATCGCCGCGGACGCGGTCCGCGAACTCGACGTGCTGGCCTACAACCTGGCCGTCCAGGTGAACGGCGTGCACGCCGCGGGCGTGGGACTCGATGGTACGGTCGGCAACCTGTTCGCTGCTACGGCCGCCGTCGAGGACGCAGCCGGCAGCCTCACGCTGGATCCCGCCGTCGCGGCGAGCGCGGAGGCGATCGCCGCCGGCCTGGGCACCGATCCCGGTGACAACCGCAACGCGCTCGCGTTGGCTGCCTTGCGCCAGACGCCACTGGTGATCGCGCTGCCCGGCGATCCGCCCGGCCCGCCCAGCGGCCCCTCGCGCACGCTGCTCGGACACGTGGCGGCGACCGTGGGCCGCGTCGGGGCCGAGAGCCGCAGCCTCGCTACGGCCCGTGACGACCAGACGCGCGCCCTCCAGCAGCTCGAGAACCGCCGCGACGCGCTGTCGGCCGTGTCGCTCGACGAAGAGATGGTGCAGCTGATCCGGCTGGAGTCTGCGTACCAGGCCAACGCGCGCGTGGTGGAGACGCTGACGCGCCTGCTGGACTCGGTGCTCGGCATGGTCGGTCCGTAG